The following coding sequences lie in one Candidatus Marinarcus aquaticus genomic window:
- the aceF gene encoding dihydrolipoyllysine-residue acetyltransferase, producing the protein MSTIVDVFIPDLGDDKDVDLIDVMVSVGDTVEVEDGLITLETEKASMDVPTTHSGVVKEILVETGMKVNSGDLIAKIEVADDASSKETKEEAPIAKDTPAPAAAVATPSSSSTPDLAAAKAELEAVSAANAEVSCQFVNEQTICSVVEEVHVPDLGDDKDVDLIDVMVSVGDVVEAENGLITLETEKASMDVPAPFAGEVIELFVEAGMKVNSGDLIAKMVKTVVMENKVPTPTAQPVETKKEEPSKAPATLQAAVATSVDSGESSVLSKKASKVYASPSVRKLAREFGVDLGFVKGTGRKNRILKDDIKAYVKEQLNKPATAAGGAGLGFNLPEAKEIDFSQFGDIESVELSRIQKISGPSLHRNWLAMPHVTQFDEADITEMEEFRKAQNAIADGFKLSPLVFVVKAVAKALAIHPKFNASLSTDGQTLIMKKYFHIGVAVDTPNGLVVPVIRDADKKGFKDIALELAELSQKARDGKLKSSDMQGACFTISSLGGIGGTYFTPIINAPEVAILGLSKSEMKPKWNGETFEPRLSLPLSLSYDHKVIDGADGARFTTTLSKLLSDIRLLNL; encoded by the coding sequence ATGAGTACTATTGTAGATGTTTTTATTCCTGATTTAGGTGATGACAAAGACGTTGATTTAATTGATGTCATGGTCAGTGTGGGTGACACAGTAGAAGTTGAAGACGGTCTGATTACATTAGAGACTGAAAAAGCTTCTATGGATGTTCCAACAACTCATTCAGGTGTGGTTAAAGAGATTTTGGTTGAGACTGGAATGAAGGTCAATTCTGGTGATTTGATTGCCAAAATCGAAGTAGCTGATGATGCTTCATCGAAAGAGACTAAAGAAGAAGCTCCTATTGCTAAAGATACGCCGGCTCCTGCAGCTGCGGTAGCAACACCTAGCAGTTCATCAACTCCAGATTTAGCTGCAGCTAAAGCAGAGCTTGAAGCAGTATCAGCAGCGAATGCTGAAGTTTCATGCCAATTTGTAAATGAGCAAACCATTTGTTCAGTGGTAGAAGAGGTGCATGTTCCTGATTTAGGTGATGATAAAGATGTTGATTTAATTGATGTCATGGTCAGTGTTGGTGACGTGGTTGAAGCAGAAAACGGTTTGATTACATTAGAGACTGAAAAAGCCTCTATGGATGTTCCTGCACCATTTGCTGGAGAGGTCATCGAACTCTTTGTTGAAGCGGGAATGAAGGTTAACTCAGGAGATTTGATTGCAAAAATGGTTAAAACCGTAGTCATGGAAAACAAAGTTCCAACGCCTACTGCTCAACCAGTTGAAACAAAAAAAGAGGAACCTTCAAAAGCACCTGCCACACTGCAAGCTGCTGTTGCAACTTCGGTAGATTCAGGTGAATCTAGTGTATTAAGTAAAAAAGCAAGTAAAGTATATGCTTCTCCATCAGTTCGAAAACTGGCACGTGAGTTTGGTGTGGATTTAGGATTTGTAAAAGGTACAGGACGAAAAAATAGAATCTTAAAAGATGATATTAAAGCGTATGTAAAAGAGCAACTCAATAAACCTGCAACTGCTGCTGGAGGAGCTGGTCTTGGATTTAACTTGCCAGAAGCCAAAGAGATTGACTTCAGCCAATTTGGAGATATTGAGTCTGTTGAGTTAAGCAGAATTCAAAAAATCTCTGGTCCAAGTTTGCACAGAAACTGGTTGGCAATGCCACACGTAACGCAGTTTGATGAAGCAGATATTACCGAAATGGAAGAGTTCAGAAAAGCTCAAAATGCTATCGCAGATGGATTTAAACTTTCACCATTGGTATTTGTGGTTAAAGCCGTTGCAAAAGCATTGGCAATTCACCCTAAATTTAACGCTTCATTAAGTACAGATGGTCAAACATTGATTATGAAAAAGTACTTCCATATTGGTGTTGCCGTGGATACTCCAAACGGATTGGTGGTTCCAGTTATTCGTGATGCAGATAAAAAAGGGTTTAAAGATATTGCTTTAGAGTTAGCAGAACTTTCACAAAAAGCACGAGACGGTAAGTTGAAATCTTCTGATATGCAAGGAGCTTGTTTCACAATCTCTAGCTTAGGTGGAATTGGTGGAACATACTTTACACCAATCATTAATGCACCTGAAGTTGCCATTCTGGGTCTTTCTAAATCAGAAATGAAACCAAAATGGAACGGTGAAACATTTGAACCAAGATTATCTTTACCGCTGTCTCTGTCGTATGACCACAAAGTAATTGATGGTGCAGATGGTGCACGATTTACTACGACACTGTCGAAACTGTTAAGCGACATTCGATTATTAAATCTTTAA
- the aceE gene encoding pyruvate dehydrogenase (acetyl-transferring), homodimeric type, whose amino-acid sequence MSILNLEDVDPSETQEWIEALEALIEEEGSERAHYILEKLIDKARRSGAYLPYSATTAYVNTIPVDQEPAMPGNRDLERKIRSIVRWNAQIMVQRASKKGLELGGHISSFQSSATLYDVCFNHFFKAPNDNDGGDLVFFQGHIAPGIYARSFVEGRISEEQMDNFRQETHGKGLSSYPHPKLMPDYWQFPTVSMGLGPIQAIYQARFLKYLTDRGIKDCSNQKVYCFMGDGECDEPESLGAIGLAGREGLDNLVFVINCNLQRLDGPVRGNGKIIQELEGQFRGAGWEVTKVIWGRQWDPLLEKDKDGKLLQLMEETVDGEYQNFKQKGGAYTREHFFNKHPETAKMVENMSDDDIWKLNRGGHDPVKVYAAFKKAQETKDKPTVILAKTVKGYGMGEAAEGKNIAHGVKKVDMASLRQFRDRFNIPISDEEIEKFSYFRPAEDSPEMQYMKDRRTALGGAVPQRREKFTEKLELPALSAFDAVLKGSGDREISTTMAFVRVINVLIKDKKIGKRIVPIVPDEARTFGMEGMFRQVGIYSSEGQKYIPQDKDQVAYYKEDKKGQVLQEGINELGAMGSWTAAATSYSVNNCPMIPFYVFYSMFGFQRTGDMCWAAGDQKARGFLVGGTSGRTTLNGEGLQHEDGHSHIIANTIPNCVTYDPTFGYEVAVITLNGIERMYGEAQEDVFFYLTTLNENYKQPAMPEGVEEGIIKGIYKFDSKKAKNNYKVKLLGSGSIFQQVLAAADILAEEYGIASDIYSVTSYNELTRQAQDVERNNLLSIDGDEVPYVDQVLGNDDENIIVSATDYMKSYSEQLVPFVKGSFKALGTDGFGRSDSRANLRNFFEVDTNFIVFTTLAQLAKAGKVKKSVVTEAIKKYNIDTTKINPVKA is encoded by the coding sequence ATGTCTATTTTGAATTTAGAAGATGTTGATCCATCTGAAACGCAAGAATGGATAGAGGCATTAGAAGCACTCATCGAAGAGGAGGGGAGTGAACGAGCTCACTACATTTTAGAAAAGCTCATCGATAAAGCCAGAAGAAGTGGTGCGTATTTACCTTACAGCGCTACAACTGCGTATGTAAACACAATCCCAGTTGATCAAGAACCTGCTATGCCAGGCAACAGAGATTTAGAGAGAAAAATCCGATCAATTGTAAGATGGAATGCACAAATTATGGTGCAAAGAGCATCAAAAAAAGGTTTAGAACTTGGAGGACATATCTCGTCATTCCAATCATCTGCAACACTTTATGATGTATGTTTTAATCACTTTTTTAAAGCACCAAATGATAACGATGGAGGAGATTTAGTATTCTTCCAAGGACATATTGCTCCAGGTATTTATGCCAGAAGTTTCGTTGAAGGACGAATTTCTGAAGAGCAAATGGATAACTTCAGACAAGAGACGCATGGAAAAGGTCTCTCTTCGTACCCACACCCAAAACTCATGCCTGATTATTGGCAATTCCCAACAGTATCGATGGGACTTGGACCAATTCAAGCAATCTATCAAGCGCGTTTTTTAAAATACCTAACTGATAGAGGCATTAAAGATTGCAGTAATCAAAAAGTATACTGTTTCATGGGTGATGGTGAGTGTGACGAACCTGAATCTTTAGGTGCAATTGGACTTGCAGGACGAGAAGGTTTGGATAACTTAGTATTTGTTATTAACTGTAACTTACAACGTCTTGATGGACCTGTACGAGGTAATGGAAAAATTATCCAAGAATTAGAAGGACAGTTCAGAGGTGCAGGTTGGGAAGTAACCAAAGTAATCTGGGGACGACAATGGGATCCATTATTAGAAAAAGATAAAGACGGAAAACTTCTTCAACTTATGGAAGAGACTGTGGATGGTGAATACCAAAACTTTAAACAAAAAGGTGGAGCGTATACACGAGAGCACTTCTTTAATAAACACCCAGAAACAGCTAAAATGGTTGAAAACATGAGCGATGATGATATCTGGAAACTCAACCGTGGTGGTCACGACCCAGTAAAAGTCTATGCCGCATTTAAAAAAGCGCAAGAGACAAAAGATAAACCAACAGTAATTTTAGCTAAAACTGTAAAAGGTTACGGTATGGGTGAAGCAGCTGAGGGTAAAAATATTGCTCACGGTGTTAAGAAAGTTGATATGGCTTCATTAAGACAATTCAGAGACAGATTTAATATTCCAATTTCTGATGAAGAGATAGAAAAATTCTCGTACTTCAGACCAGCGGAAGATTCACCTGAAATGCAATACATGAAAGACAGACGAACAGCACTTGGTGGAGCAGTACCACAAAGACGAGAGAAGTTTACAGAGAAACTTGAATTACCTGCTTTAAGTGCATTTGATGCAGTATTAAAAGGTTCGGGTGATCGAGAAATTTCTACAACAATGGCTTTTGTAAGAGTTATTAATGTATTAATTAAAGATAAGAAAATTGGTAAAAGAATTGTTCCAATCGTTCCTGATGAAGCACGAACATTTGGTATGGAAGGGATGTTCAGACAAGTAGGTATCTACTCATCTGAAGGTCAAAAATATATCCCACAAGATAAAGACCAAGTGGCTTACTATAAAGAGGATAAAAAAGGACAAGTACTTCAAGAAGGTATTAATGAGTTAGGTGCAATGGGTTCTTGGACAGCTGCAGCTACTTCTTATTCTGTTAATAACTGCCCTATGATTCCATTTTATGTATTCTACTCAATGTTTGGATTCCAAAGAACAGGTGATATGTGTTGGGCAGCAGGTGACCAAAAAGCAAGAGGTTTCTTAGTTGGTGGTACATCTGGACGAACAACACTGAATGGTGAAGGATTACAACACGAAGATGGACACTCCCACATCATTGCAAACACAATTCCAAACTGTGTAACGTATGATCCAACATTTGGTTATGAGGTTGCGGTTATTACACTGAACGGTATTGAAAGAATGTACGGTGAAGCGCAAGAGGATGTATTCTTCTATCTTACAACACTGAACGAAAACTACAAACAACCTGCAATGCCTGAAGGCGTAGAAGAGGGAATCATTAAAGGTATCTATAAATTTGATTCTAAAAAAGCGAAAAACAACTATAAAGTTAAACTTTTAGGTTCTGGTTCAATCTTCCAACAAGTGTTAGCAGCTGCTGATATCTTAGCTGAAGAGTACGGTATTGCTTCAGATATTTACTCTGTGACTTCATACAATGAGTTAACTCGACAAGCACAAGATGTAGAGAGAAATAACCTCTTAAGCATTGATGGAGATGAAGTGCCATATGTAGACCAAGTGTTAGGAAATGATGATGAAAATATTATTGTATCTGCAACAGACTACATGAAGTCATACTCTGAACAACTTGTACCGTTTGTAAAAGGTAGCTTCAAAGCACTTGGAACTGATGGATTTGGACGAAGTGATTCAAGAGCAAACTTAAGAAACTTCTTTGAAGTGGATACAAACTTTATTGTATTTACAACATTAGCACAACTTGCAAAAGCAGGTAAAGTAAAGAAATCTGTTGTAACTGAAGCAATTAAAAAATACAATATTGATACAACTAAAATCAACCCAGTAAAAGCGTAA
- a CDS encoding lipoate--protein ligase family protein: MKKGMKLRFIRTEALDAAQNMAVDKALALTYKKDHLPIFRLYTWQPSFTIGVSQILDDYNTKFEEFKNNSAKRMTGGGVLFHGHDVSYSLVLPSEEFKNLSVKESYEQICSFLLTFYASLGLNAHYAKDLEGINLSKSEFCQVGFEAYDIIINGVKIGGNAQKRTKNMIFQHGSVPLFTSKVDQKIGHSLQDIDVNIDFETCIDKLKDAFEKTFECELIDDELNDEEEQYLNDILKD, from the coding sequence ATGAAAAAAGGGATGAAGTTACGATTTATAAGAACAGAAGCGTTGGATGCTGCACAAAATATGGCAGTTGATAAAGCATTGGCTCTGACTTATAAAAAAGATCATCTACCTATTTTTCGACTCTATACTTGGCAACCATCATTTACGATCGGTGTATCGCAAATATTAGATGATTATAACACAAAATTTGAAGAATTCAAAAACAATAGCGCCAAACGTATGACCGGTGGAGGTGTTTTATTTCATGGACATGACGTCTCATACAGCTTGGTCTTACCCAGTGAAGAATTTAAAAATTTAAGTGTTAAAGAGAGCTACGAGCAAATTTGTTCTTTTCTTTTGACTTTTTATGCATCGCTTGGTTTGAATGCACACTATGCAAAAGACTTAGAGGGAATCAATTTGAGTAAAAGTGAGTTTTGTCAAGTAGGATTTGAGGCTTATGATATAATAATAAATGGTGTTAAAATAGGTGGAAATGCACAAAAGCGTACAAAAAATATGATTTTTCAACACGGTTCAGTGCCACTGTTTACATCAAAAGTAGATCAAAAAATTGGACACTCTTTACAAGATATTGATGTAAATATTGATTTTGAAACCTGTATAGACAAACTGAAAGATGCTTTTGAAAAAACATTTGAGTGTGAGCTTATTGATGATGAGCTTAACGACGAAGAAGAACAATATTTAAATGATATTTTAAAGGACTGA
- the lipA gene encoding lipoyl synthase, translating into MTMTTTKKVNFKKPEWLRKRITPAAQIEMETLLKDVGGLHTICQEAKCPNISECFANKNATFLILGNICTRRCTYCNVHTGLPTEVDLSEIEKVTTSVKHLGLKFVVITSPARDDLKDGGAEQFYRVTQAILKESPDTQVEILIPDFKAKEESLQRVVDSGAVIIGHNIETVPSLYKIRKNASYERSLQVLKRLKELGGDKIKTKSALMVGLGETQEEMVQVFQDLLDVGCKFLSIGQYLAPSGDYEKVKEFVTPEQFALYKRTALDMGFEFVHSTPYARSSYMAHEYLAGQEK; encoded by the coding sequence ATGACAATGACGACAACTAAAAAAGTTAATTTTAAAAAGCCAGAATGGTTACGTAAACGAATCACGCCAGCAGCACAAATAGAGATGGAAACACTTTTAAAAGATGTGGGTGGTTTGCATACGATTTGTCAAGAAGCAAAATGCCCTAATATCAGTGAGTGTTTTGCCAATAAAAATGCCACATTTTTAATCTTAGGAAACATCTGTACCAGACGTTGCACGTACTGTAATGTGCATACAGGACTTCCTACGGAAGTTGATTTAAGTGAAATAGAGAAGGTAACGACTTCAGTCAAACATTTAGGACTAAAATTTGTAGTTATCACAAGTCCAGCACGAGATGATTTAAAAGATGGTGGAGCAGAACAGTTTTACCGTGTAACACAAGCGATTTTAAAAGAATCACCTGATACGCAAGTGGAGATTTTAATCCCTGATTTTAAAGCCAAAGAGGAGTCACTTCAACGCGTGGTGGATTCAGGGGCAGTCATTATTGGGCACAACATCGAAACCGTACCAAGTCTGTATAAAATACGAAAAAATGCTTCGTATGAGCGTTCACTGCAAGTGCTTAAACGACTCAAAGAACTAGGTGGAGATAAAATCAAAACCAAAAGTGCTTTAATGGTAGGACTTGGTGAAACACAAGAAGAGATGGTTCAAGTCTTTCAAGACCTTTTAGATGTAGGCTGTAAGTTCTTAAGTATAGGGCAATATTTAGCACCATCAGGCGATTATGAGAAAGTAAAAGAGTTTGTAACCCCTGAACAGTTTGCTTTATATAAAAGAACTGCTTTAGACATGGGATTTGAGTTTGTACACAGTACGCCTTATGCTAGAAGTTCATATATGGCACATGAGTATTTAGCGGGTCAAGAGAAGTAA
- a CDS encoding peptidase dimerization domain-containing protein, which translates to MQEVLNLFKTITAIPRCSKEYQPFIEFIKSFANEHGYECMVDSVNNILCKKANSQAKLCIQNHYDIVCLSDGCVPQIIEEDGFYKAKDSTLGADNGMGCSYMLRLMQLGYDCEFLFTSDEEIGLIGANGIEFELQATQMLNIDSESEGEICIGCAGGVDIFASTSNKSIVANTENLDLYEIELTNLPGGHSGVNIHQEIPNAIKLMAKAIKECNAKLLDINGGERINSIPANVKAIIASNTAPQATHENITINKVKDPSEHFSVYDDAVINFIYSFAHGVRGFDKELNVVLTSINLAKVHTGIDELSLELSARSMDNDELKRIKDETVCMLESFGFTTRTSGKYPAWKPDINDFTNKVLEIYKKHSPEASLEAIHAGLECALFKDKFPNIKVASIGPNIFNPHSKAEKVELQSVENLYKIILDIVKEVA; encoded by the coding sequence ATGCAAGAAGTACTGAACCTATTTAAAACAATCACAGCTATTCCACGATGTTCAAAAGAGTATCAACCCTTTATAGAGTTTATAAAATCATTTGCCAATGAACATGGATATGAGTGTATGGTTGATAGTGTCAATAATATCTTATGTAAAAAAGCTAACTCCCAAGCCAAACTGTGTATTCAAAACCACTATGACATTGTCTGTTTAAGCGATGGATGTGTACCACAAATCATTGAAGAAGATGGTTTTTATAAAGCCAAAGACTCAACTTTAGGTGCAGACAATGGTATGGGGTGTTCATATATGCTTCGACTCATGCAGTTAGGGTATGATTGCGAGTTTTTATTTACGAGTGATGAAGAGATTGGGCTTATTGGAGCCAATGGCATTGAGTTTGAACTGCAAGCCACACAGATGCTTAATATTGACAGTGAGAGCGAAGGTGAGATTTGTATCGGCTGTGCAGGGGGTGTGGATATTTTTGCATCAACTTCAAATAAAAGCATTGTTGCCAACACTGAAAACCTTGATTTATACGAAATTGAACTGACCAACCTTCCTGGAGGTCACAGTGGAGTCAATATACACCAAGAAATCCCTAATGCCATTAAACTTATGGCAAAAGCGATTAAAGAGTGTAACGCAAAGCTTTTAGATATCAATGGAGGTGAGCGAATAAACTCAATTCCAGCGAATGTTAAAGCCATCATTGCAAGTAATACTGCTCCACAAGCCACACATGAAAATATAACCATCAACAAAGTCAAAGATCCAAGTGAACACTTCAGTGTTTATGATGATGCCGTTATTAATTTTATCTACTCTTTTGCACACGGTGTACGAGGATTTGATAAAGAGTTAAATGTGGTGCTTACTTCTATTAATTTAGCTAAAGTGCATACAGGGATTGATGAACTCTCGCTTGAACTGAGTGCGCGTTCTATGGATAATGATGAGCTTAAACGTATTAAAGATGAAACAGTATGTATGTTGGAGTCATTTGGCTTTACAACACGAACCAGCGGAAAATACCCAGCCTGGAAACCAGATATCAATGACTTTACCAATAAAGTTTTGGAAATCTATAAAAAACACTCTCCTGAAGCCTCACTTGAAGCCATTCATGCAGGTTTAGAGTGCGCACTATTTAAAGATAAGTTTCCTAACATTAAAGTAGCTTCTATAGGTCCAAACATCTTTAACCCTCACTCAAAAGCAGAAAAAGTAGAGCTTCAATCCGTAGAAAATCTTTATAAAATAATATTGGACATTGTAAAGGAGGTTGCGTAG